A single genomic interval of Bradyrhizobium japonicum USDA 6 harbors:
- a CDS encoding glycerophosphodiester phosphodiesterase, whose product MPSRAATILIVLSVLTAGQAMAFDLEAHRGGRALLPENTLPAFANALSMGVDTLELDVGVTADGEVVVSHERGLNPDLARDAGGAYVAAPGTPFVKLRLEEVRAYDVGQIRPDSSYAKQFPDQRAVPGTRIPTLRQLFALVRKAGNTRVRFNIETKIDPNHPDESLDPRGFVAKLLGLIEAEGFSDRVMIQSFDWRTLLLVQQQAPNIPTVYLTLQRGSGQTVSLDKATNWTAGFSPADHGGSLPRTIKAAGGTVWSPYYGDVTEAVVSEAHTLGLRIVVWTVNKREDMARMIELGVDGIISDRPDLLRQVAGEKGIALPAGTPVAP is encoded by the coding sequence ATGCCGTCACGTGCCGCGACAATCCTGATCGTGCTCTCGGTTCTCACTGCGGGACAAGCCATGGCCTTTGATCTCGAAGCGCATCGCGGCGGGCGCGCGCTGTTGCCGGAAAACACCCTGCCGGCCTTCGCCAACGCGCTGTCGATGGGCGTGGACACGCTGGAGCTCGACGTCGGCGTCACCGCGGATGGCGAGGTCGTCGTGTCGCATGAACGCGGGCTCAATCCCGACCTCGCGCGCGACGCAGGCGGCGCCTATGTCGCCGCGCCGGGCACACCGTTCGTGAAGCTGCGGCTCGAAGAGGTCAGGGCCTATGACGTCGGCCAGATCCGCCCCGACAGTTCCTACGCGAAGCAATTTCCCGACCAGAGGGCCGTGCCGGGGACACGCATTCCCACCCTGCGCCAGCTGTTCGCGCTGGTGCGCAAGGCCGGCAACACGCGCGTGCGTTTCAATATCGAGACCAAGATCGATCCAAACCATCCGGACGAGTCGCTCGATCCGCGAGGCTTTGTCGCAAAGCTGCTCGGGCTGATCGAGGCCGAGGGATTTTCCGATCGCGTCATGATCCAGTCGTTCGATTGGCGGACCCTGCTGCTCGTCCAGCAACAGGCGCCCAACATTCCGACGGTCTACCTGACGCTCCAGCGCGGCTCGGGCCAGACGGTGTCGTTGGACAAGGCGACGAACTGGACGGCGGGTTTCAGCCCGGCCGATCACGGCGGCTCGCTGCCGCGGACGATCAAGGCTGCCGGCGGCACGGTCTGGTCGCCCTATTACGGCGATGTGACCGAGGCGGTCGTATCGGAGGCACACACGCTCGGACTGCGCATCGTGGTCTGGACCGTCAACAAGCGTGAGGACATGGCGCGCATGATCGAGCTCGGCGTCGACGGCATCATCTCGGACAGGCCGGACCTGCTGCGGCAAGTCGCGGGCGAGAAGGGAATTGCATTGCCGGCGGGAACGCCGGTCGCGCCGTAG
- a CDS encoding L,D-transpeptidase, whose translation MRSFFIVFSSLMFLSAGAAQAKVEITVDKDNQQMTVAVDGVARYHWPVSTGIPSRETPGGAFRAFRMEEDHYSKEFDDAPMPHAIFFTKVGHAIHGTDSVSRLGSPASHGCVRLSRQNASTLYALVQQQGVLNTTVTLTGSAQVALARNPRGRNPTAVARAPQPAEEQYATSGDPVNLAPPAQPARRYMPQDDNYIYPADGSDTGTRYPAPRSAGRPLYDAQVYQQQPQQYYNQGYGQQGYYQPQPRQYYQPRGYYQN comes from the coding sequence ATGCGTTCCTTTTTCATCGTTTTTTCCTCATTGATGTTTTTGAGCGCGGGCGCCGCGCAAGCCAAGGTCGAGATCACCGTCGACAAGGACAATCAGCAGATGACCGTCGCCGTCGACGGCGTCGCGCGCTATCACTGGCCGGTGTCAACCGGCATCCCCTCGCGCGAAACGCCGGGCGGCGCCTTCCGCGCCTTCCGCATGGAAGAGGATCACTACTCCAAGGAATTCGACGACGCGCCGATGCCGCACGCGATCTTCTTCACCAAGGTCGGGCACGCGATCCACGGCACCGACTCGGTCAGCCGCCTCGGCTCGCCGGCGTCGCACGGCTGCGTGCGACTGTCGCGTCAGAATGCCTCGACGCTCTATGCGCTGGTGCAGCAGCAGGGCGTGCTCAACACCACGGTGACGCTGACCGGCTCGGCCCAGGTGGCCCTGGCCCGCAACCCGCGCGGCCGCAACCCCACTGCAGTGGCCCGCGCGCCGCAACCCGCCGAAGAGCAATACGCCACCTCAGGCGATCCCGTGAATCTCGCACCGCCGGCGCAGCCCGCCCGCCGCTACATGCCGCAGGACGACAATTACATCTATCCGGCCGACGGCAGCGACACCGGCACGCGCTATCCCGCGCCGCGCTCGGCCGGCCGCCCGCTCTATGACGCACAGGTCTATCAGCAGCAGCCGCAGCAGTACTACAACCAAGGCTACGGCCAGCAGGGCTACTATCAGCCACAGCCCCGGCAATACTATCAGCCGCGCGGTTACTATCAGAACTGA
- a CDS encoding ABC transporter permease, translating into MNHRAIRAIYLFEMARTWRTLLQSIVSPVVSTSLYFVVFGAAIGSRISQVEGVSYGTFIVPGLIMLSVLTQSIANASFGIYFPKFTGTIYEILSAPISYVEIVLGYVGAAATKSIILGLIILATAGLFVPLHIHHPVWMLTFLVLTAVTFSLFGFIIGIWADGFEKLQMIPMLVVTPLTFLGGSFYSIDMLPAGWRSVALLNPVVYLISGFRWSFYEIADVSVSVSICMTTAFLVICLAVIWWIFRTGYRLKN; encoded by the coding sequence ATGAATCATCGCGCCATCCGCGCCATCTATCTGTTCGAAATGGCGCGCACCTGGCGTACGCTGCTGCAAAGCATCGTCTCGCCTGTCGTCTCGACCTCGCTCTATTTCGTGGTGTTCGGTGCCGCGATCGGCTCGCGCATCAGCCAGGTCGAGGGCGTCAGCTACGGCACCTTCATCGTGCCGGGCTTGATCATGCTCTCGGTGCTGACGCAGAGCATCGCCAACGCCTCGTTCGGCATCTACTTTCCGAAATTCACCGGCACGATCTACGAAATTCTCTCCGCGCCGATCTCTTATGTCGAGATCGTGCTGGGCTATGTCGGCGCAGCCGCGACCAAGTCGATCATTTTGGGCCTCATCATCCTGGCGACAGCCGGCCTGTTCGTGCCGCTGCACATCCATCATCCGGTGTGGATGCTGACTTTCCTGGTGCTGACGGCGGTGACGTTCAGCCTGTTCGGCTTCATCATCGGCATCTGGGCCGACGGCTTCGAAAAGCTCCAGATGATCCCGATGCTGGTGGTGACGCCGCTGACCTTCCTCGGCGGCAGCTTCTATTCCATCGACATGCTGCCGGCAGGCTGGCGCTCGGTGGCACTGCTGAACCCGGTCGTCTATCTGATCTCCGGCTTCCGCTGGAGCTTCTACGAGATCGCGGATGTCAGCGTGTCCGTCAGCATCTGCATGACGACGGCGTTCCTGGTGATCTGCCTCGCCGTGATCTGGTGGATTTTCCGGACCGGCTACCGGCTGAAGAACTGA
- a CDS encoding ABC transporter ATP-binding protein, which yields MSSIISVANLSKTYGSGFKALKNVNLDIKRGEIFALLGPNGAGKTTLISIICGIANPSEGTVLVGGENIQTSYRKARSLIGLVPQELHTDAFESVWATVSFSRGLFGKPKNPDHIEKVLKDLSLWDKKDNKIITLSGGMKRRVMIAKALSHEPQVLFLDEPTAGVDVELRKGMWEVVRTLQQSGVTIILTTHYIEEAEEMADRIGVINKGEIVLVEDKATLMEKLGKKRLTLHLQGKVTALPDSLSHYELDVCDGGATLVYDYDTKGERTGITSLLSDLRSAGIRFNDLDTTQSSLEDIFVDLVRTS from the coding sequence ATGTCCTCCATCATTTCCGTCGCCAATTTGTCGAAGACCTATGGGTCCGGCTTCAAGGCGCTCAAGAACGTCAATCTCGACATCAAGCGCGGCGAGATTTTTGCGCTGCTGGGCCCCAACGGCGCCGGCAAGACCACGCTGATCTCGATCATCTGCGGCATCGCCAACCCAAGCGAAGGCACGGTCCTCGTCGGCGGCGAGAACATCCAGACCTCGTACCGCAAGGCCCGCTCGCTGATCGGCCTCGTGCCCCAGGAATTGCACACCGACGCCTTCGAGAGCGTGTGGGCGACGGTGAGCTTCTCCCGCGGCCTGTTCGGCAAGCCGAAGAACCCCGACCATATCGAGAAGGTGCTGAAGGACCTCTCGCTCTGGGACAAGAAGGACAACAAGATCATCACGCTGTCCGGCGGCATGAAGCGCCGCGTGATGATCGCGAAAGCGCTGTCGCACGAGCCGCAGGTCCTGTTCCTTGACGAGCCCACCGCCGGCGTCGACGTCGAGCTGCGCAAGGGCATGTGGGAGGTGGTGCGCACGCTGCAGCAATCCGGCGTCACCATCATCCTGACCACGCATTACATCGAGGAAGCCGAGGAGATGGCCGACCGCATCGGCGTCATCAACAAGGGCGAGATCGTGCTGGTCGAGGACAAGGCGACGTTGATGGAGAAGCTCGGCAAGAAGCGGTTGACGCTGCATCTGCAGGGCAAGGTCACGGCGCTACCGGACAGCCTCAGCCATTACGAGCTCGACGTCTGCGACGGCGGCGCGACGCTCGTCTACGACTACGACACCAAGGGCGAGCGCACCGGCATCACCAGCCTGCTCAGCGACCTCCGCAGCGCCGGCATCCGCTTCAACGATCTCGACACGACGCAATCGTCGCTCGAGGACATCTTCGTCGACCTCGTGAGGACGTCATGA
- a CDS encoding cytochrome P450: MTGIACSQADPFAPDFLIDPYPAYETLRALGPVFRLARYDVWAMAGYAGVEAALKDWKTFISGEGVGLNGMNPALPKPLTLQIDPPDHDKGRRVLGRTLSPGVARKLRETFQQEAERKVSELIDKGTFDAVADLAEAYPMKVFPDAIGIRPDGREKLLAWSTFVFDSFGPENEMLAASRKAGLAAQSWIMECCARDALQPDGLGMMIYQAADDGEITEHEATHLVRPFLTAGIDTTVNGIGNTLLALATHPDEYRKLHQRPELARNAFEEGLRYDSPVQTFFRTTSREVETSGGVIPAHRKVLLFMASANRDPARWDNADRFEVERSATGHVGFGAGIHACVGQMIARLEGELIFGELARRVKTIELTAEPRRRLNNSLRGLESMPVRVTAA; this comes from the coding sequence GACGTGTGGGCCATGGCGGGCTATGCCGGGGTCGAGGCGGCACTGAAGGACTGGAAGACCTTCATCAGCGGCGAAGGCGTCGGCCTCAACGGAATGAACCCGGCGCTGCCGAAACCGCTGACACTCCAGATCGATCCGCCCGACCACGACAAGGGCCGCCGCGTCCTCGGCCGCACCCTGTCCCCGGGCGTCGCAAGGAAGCTGCGCGAGACGTTTCAGCAGGAGGCGGAGAGGAAGGTCTCGGAACTGATCGACAAAGGCACCTTCGATGCGGTGGCCGATCTTGCGGAAGCCTATCCCATGAAAGTGTTTCCGGATGCGATCGGCATCCGGCCTGACGGCCGCGAGAAGCTGCTGGCCTGGAGCACCTTCGTGTTCGACAGCTTTGGGCCGGAGAACGAGATGCTGGCCGCATCGCGCAAGGCGGGGCTCGCCGCACAGAGCTGGATCATGGAATGCTGCGCCCGGGACGCGTTGCAACCCGACGGGCTCGGCATGATGATCTACCAGGCCGCCGACGACGGCGAGATCACCGAGCACGAAGCAACGCACCTGGTGCGGCCGTTCCTCACCGCCGGGATCGACACCACCGTCAATGGCATCGGCAATACCCTGCTGGCGCTCGCCACGCATCCGGATGAATATCGCAAGCTCCATCAGAGACCGGAGCTGGCGCGCAACGCCTTCGAGGAGGGGTTGCGCTATGACTCACCGGTGCAGACGTTCTTCCGAACCACTTCGCGCGAGGTCGAGACGAGTGGCGGCGTGATCCCCGCGCACCGCAAGGTGCTGCTGTTCATGGCCTCAGCCAACCGCGATCCCGCGCGCTGGGACAACGCGGACCGCTTCGAGGTCGAACGGAGCGCGACCGGGCATGTCGGCTTCGGCGCCGGCATTCACGCCTGTGTCGGCCAGATGATTGCACGTCTGGAAGGCGAATTGATCTTCGGCGAGCTTGCAAGGCGCGTGAAGACCATCGAGCTCACGGCAGAGCCCAGACGCAGGCTCAACAATTCCCTGCGTGGGCTGGAGAGCATGCCGGTCCGCGTGACCGCCGCTTAG